The following nucleotide sequence is from Prosthecobacter sp..
CGGGATGCGGCTGTCGCCTTCGATGGGAATGAAGACCTTGCGCGCGGCCTCCACGCCCTCGCCCTTGGCGATGCAGAGGAAATGCCAGGCGGCGTTCTCCACGTCGTTGCCGTTCACGGTTTGATGCACTTCAAACTGTTCGCGCCCGCCTTTGAAATCGCCCGCGTAGTAGAGCGAGAGGCCGCGCTGCCAGAGCTGCGGCTTGGAATCAGGCGCGAGGGTGATCAGCTTGTCGAACGCGGCGACGGATTCCTTCGGTTTGGCATCGAAGAAGGCATCCACGCCCTGCTTGAACAACGCGTTTGGCGTTTCCTGCGCTTCAACGGAGGACAACAGGCCAAGCAGGAGGAGGGAGAGCAGTTTTTTCATGATGTTCGTCAAACGTCGCCGCCACCGGGTTTTGCGCAACTCACAGCCACGCGAGCGGCAGGGGCAGAATCAACGCCAGATCGGACAGCACGCGATGTGCCTCGACCGAAACATGTTTTCCGGAACGCTGCACGAGCGTGTGCAGCACGACGGCACCGAGCGCCGCCTGCGCCGGTCCGCGCAACGCATGCTCCAGCGTGCCAAACTCGATCATCCACAGCACCGCGAGCGTGAACAGCAGCGTGCCGATCACCAGCGCCGCATGTCCTGCCGTGTTGTTTCGCTCTCTCGCGGAGATGCCGTGCAGATTGCAGGCAAACAGCAGCGCCAGCAGCAGCGATTCCAGCACCGGCTCAAGGATGCTGTCCGGCATCGCGAGAAACCGCGTGCTCGTGGTGCAGCCCAGCGCGAAGAGCAGCGCGGCGGTCATTTCCTTGGGCACCACCTGGCCCATGCGGATTTCCAACTGCCGCAGAAACGACAGCACCATCACGCCCAGCACGAGCAGGCTGAGAGCGAAACGATACCCCGTGGACATCGGCATGTCTGAAATGAGCGTGATGCCACCCAGTCCGGCGCAGCAGATGAACACATCACGCGAGACTCGGCTGCTCCGCGCCGACCACGACGCGAGATACAAGGCCACCAGCAGCGACAAACCCACGGCCTGCCATAAGATGCCTTCGGGGATGACATAAAAAGCCATCCACGCCAGCACCAGCAGCGCCGGGGGGATAACGCCCAGCATCAGCACGCGGCGGTGGCGGTGATAAAAAGCATGCCGCGCATCCAGTTCGCCGACGTTCTTCGTGCCAAAGGTATCGAGCGTGCGGTCGAGCACATAGATCACCCAGCAGGCGAGCGCGAGGCCGGCATCCAGCAGCGGCGTGAGCCGGATCCCGTGCGCCTGCGCCAGCACGCGCTGCCACAGCACGGCCACGAGCGGCGCTTCCAGGCTCAGCACATGCGGCCACAGCCACCACGGCGTGCGTTTGGCGTGGTTGGGTTCACTGGTTGGTGTCCGTTCGGTCAAGCCGCGTTCTTTAGGAGCGGTTCACAGCGGCAGCAAGCGGCGATGCGGCGGAAACCTGTGCTCGAAGGTTGCGATGAGAGTGGCACGCGACACTTTGACGTACCCCATGATCGGCGATGACTATTTCGAACTGCGTTCACGTATTGGCACAGACCTGCTGGCTCTCGCTGCGGCGCTGCGTGAATCCGGTGGCGATGTCGAGTCCGCCGCCATCATCGACAATCTCATCGCCAGCCTGAAGGAACCGTTTGTCTTCGTGGTCGTGGGCGAGGTGAACGTGGGCAAATCGACTTTCCTCAATGCGCTCTTCGGCCAGGATTTTTCCCAAACC
It contains:
- a CDS encoding tetratricopeptide repeat protein, with product MKKLLSLLLLGLLSSVEAQETPNALFKQGVDAFFDAKPKESVAAFDKLITLAPDSKPQLWQRGLSLYYAGDFKGGREQFEVHQTVNGNDVENAAWHFLCIAKGEGVEAARKVFIPIEGDSRIPMKQVHELFAGKGSEEAVLKAAEEGEGERLRNHRCYAHLYLGLYFEATGDDAKAKDHMLKAAKDFAMDHYMGKVAQVHVKIRGWEK